The DNA region CACTTTGACTCATTTATCATTTTCTTGTCAAAGTTTTCATTTTCTATATATTGTTTTCcgcatttttctttatttttctttgactaTACAAACTATAAGTATGTAATCTCTTCATTGAAATAAGATAATTGATTTTCCCCTTTCTTTTGAGTTCaatctctttgttctttgtagaacattttattgtttcttggtgaggttatctccaatcGAACACCCTCTTTCTCGTTGAACATGTGCCTCATATCAGGCAACGGATCAAGATAGCTTCCTTGTTGGACCTGTACGTCATATCAGAAAACAATCAAGCTCGGGAATATCAGCAGCCATTCTGCAACTGCTGTGCGACCCTTCATTCCATCAGTTCTCTATTCAGAGTTCATATCTAATCCAATCCGGTCGATTGATCCTATTTATGGTGTATCAAGTGGAATCAGAGTCACTATTGTCTATCCATCTTCTCatcttccattttctttttcttcaaacACTTCTTCATTTTTCTATCTCAGATCTGGGCCATCTCTTTACCAACCATATAAAAAATGATCTAACAGGACGTTCTTTCCCGTCCAACTCGCCAAGCCAAGACTTATGGTATTGCCAGACTCACTTTAGACCGAGAGGATTCTGATTCAGACCGTAGCTTCTCTTTTTTGGCCCGTTTGGTTTGTACCGCAGGTACCGACGGACGTACTGATGGACTGACCGGCAAGTTCGATCAGTACATGAACTTTGATCATCTGAATTTCTCTAAGGCAAGAATCCTCAAGCTCTCAGAAGACTTAACCCACACTTGGACACACTTCTTTCGTGAAGGACATCCGACCGACCATACCGATCATCCCGCATGCGTCCTTCTCCTTACCGCCGTGCATACACCAAGTTtggatgaacctggacagtaGGCGAATGGTCACCTTGACTAGTCTTCATCAGTTTCCGCACTTTGACTCATTTATCATTTTTGAGTCAAAGTTTTCATTTTCTATGTATTTTTCCGCAAtttcctttatttttctttgactaCAAACTCTATAAGTATGTAATCTCTTCATTGAAATAAGATAATCGATTTTCCCCTTTCTTTTGAGTTCaatctctttgttctttgtaGAACATTTTAatgtttcttggtgaggttatcttcAAGTGAACACCTATTTCTCGTTGGACATGTGCATCATATCAGGCAATGGATCGAGATCGCTTCCTTGTTGTATACGTGTGTCATATCAGATAACAATCAAGCTCGGGAATATCAGCAGCATTCCGCAACTGCTGTGCCACCCTTCATTCCATCAGTTTTCTATTCAGAGTTTATATCTAATCCAATCCGGTCTAGTGATCCTATTTAGGGTGTATCACCATCTGTCCATGTGGCAACATCGGCTTGTACTTGGAAAGTTCTTTCGGATTGTTCGCCATTCATGGCATTTAATGAAATTGCTAACTCCTCTTCCTCAATCCACTCATCCTCTTTATTGTCTCCTTCTCCAACTGGCATGATATAGAAGAGAGCCTGAGTACGAACATGATCAGGTGTGCATAAATCATCACAATTGAAACAAAGGCCTGTTGCTCTTCGATCTGCCATCTCCGCTTGTGTCAATTTTCCAGAATTTCTATTGTGGTGTTTGTTTTTGCGCTCCTGGTTTAGTGTTTCTTGCCTCAAACACGTGATTCTCTTGTTGAATCATTGATCCTAATGTTTTAGGGATTGGAGCTAAGTAAACTCCAAATATCCGGTTTCACTTGTCACTATCAATCTTATACTCATTATCCCAAGTGTACTCCATGGCTTTGAAAATTGTTTCAGGTCGAAGATACTCTACCTCCTTTCGCAAGCTATCTGTCAAACCCGCACAGAATTGCCACAATTGTTGATCCCCTGATAGCTTtgtcccccccccccctccctaAGCATTCTTCAGACTGACTGTAGTAATCATCCACTGTACTGATATGTCGTAAGTTGGACAATTCGCCCATAGGATTCACTGAAGCTGCTTTTCCAAATCTACTcttgtaaattattttgaaCTCTGCCCAACTCAATCTGCGAGTAAACAGTCGACGCAAGTTGTTGTTCCAATGATATGCATGTCCTGTTAACAAAAACGTCGCCTGTCGAAGTCTGACATCATCGTTGAAGATCCGTTGATCAACAAAATAGTCATCACACTTCTGTAACCATTCCACTGCATTCGTAAGGCCATCATATGGAGGAAACTCCATCTTTGCTGGCGAAAATACCCTCCCATCACCATAATCCTCATACCCATCAAAGTTGTGTGGAGCATGATTTCGGACACTGTCATGTGCATATTGTTGTTGGTTATCATCAACTCCAATCCCTCTCACATACCAGTCTCCTCCTCCATCAGAACGGCGATGTCCCCGCTCTCTGCCCACTGCCCTAGACGGCCAAGGTCCACCTGAGAATCCACATGGACACACATCTCTCCCCATATTTTCGCTCCTGGCCTGCAAATTCTTTCCCGAACTTGTCCCAATCTCTGTGTTTTCCGCATCACTCTCATTACCTTTAAGCCTACTCGTTACCTTGTCGTCCGTTAATTCCTCCGAAGATAATTTTACGGCTGATCATGCTCCTGGTAACCTTCTGCAGATTTCCCTTTGACGACCGTATGTGCGCAATTTGGGTATGCAGCATGTTTCTCAAACAGCTTATCATGTTCGTCATCTTTCGATGAGACCGTGCACATCTCTTCTTTTGTTGATCAAATCTCCTCCACTAGAACAGCCAATTGTGCTAGTATTTTGTCGACCTTGTCATCCATAGAATCAATCGGCTCTGACCAAGTTGTTACGACCATGTTGCCTCGCTTGTTGTCTAGTAACCAGAACCGTGATTGCTGgtaaaaacatatttgattGATTGCAAAACTTTTGTTAATCCTAGTCTCTTTTGAGAATAAGGTTTAATGCTGGAAGATagttctttattgataattagATGTCTTTATATAGGATTACTACAGATCATAGCCATACATAAGAAAGGAAAATTACTTAAATACTTGAAAGGAAAAACACCAAAACTCTATTCCTAATGTTTTGAAGAACACTACTTATTTTGAATCTTCTTTCTTTGGTATTTGGTATGTAATACCATAACGCGTATCAAAAAAGCCCACTGCATTGTTCATCGACTTAACCACCATTTTGACCAACACCAAAACATAGAAAAGCCTTTCCCCTTTCAACCATGAAGAGGAGGAGGCGATTTATTTGGCAATCTCCGGCCCAGCACAAAGCTGCTGAACAGATGCAAAGCTCGCGAAGGCTGCGCGTATGGCACCATATGGGCAGCTCCTCTGACAGTTGCGAATGTCAGTATATCTCCGTATTCTATTACCCATCCGCCAACCTACCTCACGTCAAATAAGTTTTACAATTAGGGGTAGACGTAAGTACCAAACTAAATAACCGAATTAAACATTAAAACAACTATCCTAAGAATTTACATCACATAAACGaagccaaaataaaaacaaaattaagtaCAGTCGATTAAAAGTGAATTGataaaccagaaaaaaaaattgttacaccTAAAACATGCAACAGTCTTGCTTAACTAGTTATTTTCATACTTTTCTACCTTTAATACGAAAACTCCCAACCAAATAGAACCTTGTATACTTTCAACAACACCAAATCAACAGCCAAATAAATCGaaccaaggaaaaaaaaaacgaatgcTCAAAATTAAGGAGGGCAAAGCATATTTTCTGTGAACAGACCTGTCCTTTGTGGAACCAAGCTCCATAGGGAACTGTAGTGTTGAAGTTGAGATCCTCTGCTAGTTCTTTTACCAGAGTCCTTGATCCTAGAAGAGGAATCACGGAATCTTCATCCCCACTGCAATTTGCTATTTGAATAAGAACAATGTGTTTTACAAAGGTAGAACTAGAAGAATGGAAAAAATTGTGTGCACACATTACCTGAAGACCCAAATAGGGATTTTCCTGTTCAAGATTCTCTTAAGAATCGGAAGTATGTTCATGTTCCCGTCAGTGTCACTATAGTTCAAGAGGCTATGCAGGTGAAACATAACGACagatttagaaataaaattctGAGATGGAGACTGAGATATAATAAGATCAAATGGGTGAAGTTAAACATTACCCGCTGCACATAGACCATGAATATGGCAGATTTGTTCGGTTAGCATGAAGAGCCTGTTGAACCTCGGGAAGAGTCAGATACAACTGCTCTTCGTAGCTCATGCACACGTCCACCCCAACACTCATCTTTGTACCCTAAAATCATTTTCATAGCATCTtttaagggaaaaaaaaaatcattttcattgCTATTTTTTGTGAGTAAAAAATATCAACACTTggagataataacaaaaactatccgtttcaaattcttttttttttttttttgtcaaccgtTTCAAATtctctttctcttgtttttGCAATTTCCATGTGAAAGCATATTCactcaaaattattttcaactAAATAAATTTCCAGCCTTCAAAAATCAGTTTTGCAAAGAAAacaatcaaaactaaaataaagttttcttCTACTTTCGTATTTTTGTTACAGTATGTAgatcaaaaaaaatttagggATACGAACACATTTCCGCGTAATATGAGAAGTTCTGTAATATCTATATattcagagaaaaaaaaatctttatttacTCATAAAATATTCTGTGTTGGAAGACTTATTTCTATTAATAAAAGAAACATATAGTCTTTTGGACAAAACAGTAACAAGTCTAAACtcaaacaaagtttttttttttttttttgacaaaagataTAAAAAAGAGATATTAAGACTCAAACAAAGTTGCTTTTAACATTTACGTCTACGGGTTTTAACCAgcagaattatttttttcaagatGCTAAACAGTGGATTCGTATCagaaattttcaatataaataacatataaacGAAAATGCAACAAATATCAGAAGTCTTGACTGACTCAGTTTTTTTCTTACCATTTTTTTGAGCCTGAGCTCTTGCTCGACAAGGGTTGGATAGCAGATATCAAGGAGCACGTCGTAGTAATTGACATATTGAGTGATTATGGTTCCGGCTTCACTCATTGCGTCTTCACAATGTTTGCTTATGTTGTGTGAACTAGAGAATGTGTAATCTTCAAAGTTGCATTGGTTCATGATAGTGAGGCCAAGTTCATCAGAGATCATCCCGTGTGACCAGAAGAACTCATACGTGGCTGGAACATCTCGGTCAAGCTTCAGAAGCGGATTACCGATCTGATCAAAACAGAGGTATCTCTCAAAACAGAGAATTGAAAAATAACATATTCTGTTTGTATAATTAGTTCTTATTACTTACTGCAATGCCCTTGAGCTTAAACTTGAATCTGTTTGAGCGTCTTGAGTTGTATTCAAGTATTACATCAGCTAGTTGAGGTATATAGTGTCCAGCGTAGCTTTCGCCTGCGAGAAAGAGGTTTCGTGTCCTGAATTCTGGAAACTTCTCTAGCCATCTAAACAAGAACACCAGCATATCCTTGGCTGATATTGAAAACATTTAGTAACAAGTctttttataaaagaattaataaacaCGGATAATATAAACGATAATTTTGATCATTTGAAAGATTATATAATACCGGTGGATTTATCGCCAGTGGTGTAATCTGAAGTTGTGTTCGAGTAAGACCATCCTACTCCAGCGGGTGA from Raphanus sativus cultivar WK10039 chromosome 8, ASM80110v3, whole genome shotgun sequence includes:
- the LOC108810454 gene encoding serine carboxypeptidase-like 44, yielding MASGKGVLFYVAVMVMVLQWLEYNRSLAEGYQEEDLVTKLPGQPEVAFRQFAGYVDVDVKAGRSLFYYFVEAEKQPHTKPLTLWLNGGPGCSSIGGGAFTELGPFYPTGDGRGLRRNSKSWNKASNLLFVDSPAGVGWSYSNTTSDYTTGDKSTAKDMLVFLFRWLEKFPEFRTRNLFLAGESYAGHYIPQLADVILEYNSRRSNRFKFKLKGIAIGNPLLKLDRDVPATYEFFWSHGMISDELGLTIMNQCNFEDYTFSSSHNISKHCEDAMSEAGTIITQYVNYYDVLLDICYPTLVEQELRLKKMGTKMSVGVDVCMSYEEQLYLTLPEVQQALHANRTNLPYSWSMCSGLLNYSDTDGNMNILPILKRILNRKIPIWVFSGDEDSVIPLLGSRTLVKELAEDLNFNTTVPYGAWFHKGQVGGWVIEYGDILTFATVRGAAHMVPYAQPSRALHLFSSFVLGRRLPNKSPPPLHG